From Aspergillus fumigatus Af293 chromosome 5, whole genome shotgun sequence, a single genomic window includes:
- a CDS encoding Zn(II)2Cys6 transcription factor domain-containing protein produces MMKRRQNHSCEQCRKAKKACDGYLINSDQSYLANAALYSDNDPSDGVLPCSHCLKTKKTCSLNPHWVQLHPPSTAQSPKNPDSNPDNGQRQVKRQRLQPRNKESLEPATMNNMTSLDSLVRLIQASPQRSDVFGWDSLYGSGDPPSIANSNESGAMKGQQELESLESLGELSSVASSNNHPADSTLHIGWNGFANPEMTGCGSDSSEVNVQSIVSGLSQGNLIYRSRMSSMPSQWGDSQTGWRRVDRQRNESMNMRDHHALSLSTFGPDHLIMENTNKIFISDSLLQIYHDVLENNLACWLAEDTCPYGLQWRRREPLPIPQKPIAGTKTYPEWGVAWSNRMFQRVRQLDRSAQSAKLIRLTAYENQASSKALNLAVMAFSTQWAQGKRGWDELHGASRCENFMDHKGEELGDEFEQALRHSIWEQAKRALQDVSDLECFRVVFAELIFGLVQKPYSRNEYDLDATIGLATRNLCKSGTNSISPTIADIFAREGPPIFMERGARKMHALKYRFEAYQAGFRQGARSFESEPNAGPPQEMSAEDGQTIGLLYWLAVMFDTVSSSINERPVVVPDEECQHDGAQRAAKDPLEIPVTNVRWKLDLYAQDDTERPSLLHWPCTYDVATRAVARSAAVKVLLFRHISYLQNGLRNCENGPAIEEIIKTTLSVYRYWDVTHGAFFRDLIMNYESVPPRIRSWFPCISIPWHLGSLMLANLIDYVDEHRLGCDSNRAKRLHVGLAAKIRRASSIELAQFAAVITPQAIGAIGLKQLPDFHFAVNESPALTEPWTILFIRAFTDAAVFHIGEIEELQNHQWSDIDHTSEALQVSTARAESCIRALRFLGRKSRMAEDIGTVLSKHLDT; encoded by the exons ATGATGAAAAGGCGCCAGAATCACTCTTGCGAGCAATGCAGGAAAGCCAAGAAAGCCTGTGACGGCTACCTGATTAATAGCGACCAGTCTTATCTCGCCAATGCTGCATTATATAGTGATAATGATC CCTCCGATGGCGTACTTCCTTGCTCTCACTGCCTCAAAACAAAGAAGACATGCAGTTTGAACCCTCACTGGGTACAACTCCATCCACCCTCCACGGCGCAAAGTCCAAAGAACCCTGACAGCAACCCGGATAATGGACAACGCCAGGTCAAGAGACAGCGACTTCAGCCGAGAAATAAGGAGAGCTTGGAGCCGGCCACCATGAATAACATGACCAGCCTGGATTCCTTGGTGCGGCTCATCCAGGCGTCTCCACAAAGGAGTGATGTCTTTGGCTGGGACAGCCTATATGGGTCCGGTGATCCTCCTTCTATTGCCAATTCCAATGAAAGTGGAGCAATGAAAGGACAGCAAGAACTCGAAAGTCTGGAAAGTTTAGGAGAATTGAGCTCCGTGGCTTCAAGCAACAACCATCCTGCTGACTCGACCCTGCACATTGGTTGGAATGGCTTTGCGAATCCAGAGATGACGGGCTGCGGCTCTGACTCATCAGAGGTCAATGTGCAAAGCATTGTTTCTGGTCTCTCACAGGGAAATTTGATTTACCGCAGTCGTATGTCCTCCATGCCTTCGCAGTGGGGGGATTCACAAACTGGATGGCGCCGGGTAGACAGACAACGCAATGAATCCATGAACATGAGAGACCACCATGCTCTGTCACTTTCCACATTTGGTCCAGATCATCTGATCATGGAAAACACGAACAAAATATTCATCTCTGATAGCCTTCTGCAAATATACCACGATGTTCTCGAGAACAACCTCGCTTGCTGGCTTGCAGAGGATACGTGTCCCTATGGACTGCAATGGAGGAGGCGTGAACCCTTACCCATTCCGCAAAAACCTATCGCCGGAACAAAAACGTACCCAGAATGGGGCGTAGCGTGGTCAAATCGAATGTTTCAGCGCGTCAGACAGCTTGACCGGTCCGCCCAGTCGGCCAAGTTGATCCGTCTCACTGCATATGAAAATCAAGCATCTTCTAAAGCTCTCAATTTAGCCGTCATGGCTTTTTCCACGCAGTGGGCTCAAGGGAAACGGGGTTGGGACGAGTTGCATGGGGCGAGCAGGTGTGAAAACTTCATGGATCACAAGGGCGAAGAGCTTGGGGACGAGTTCGAGCAGGCTCTCCGGCATTCCATTTGGGAACAGGCAAAGCGGGCACTCCAAGATGTCTCTGATCTGGAGTGTTTCAGGGTTGTTTTCGCTGAGTTGATTTTTGGTCTTGTTCAAAAGCCGTATTCCAGGAATGAGTATGACCTAGACGCAACGATTGGGTTGGCTACTAGAAATCTGTGCAAAAGCGGTACCAATTCAATTTCACCTACGATTGCAGATATTTTTGCCCGAGAAGGGCCGCCGATATTCATGGAGCGAGGGGCCCGCAAGATGCACGCACTTAAGTATCGATTCGAAGCATACCAAGCAGGTTTTCGGCAAGGCGCTCGCAGTTTTGAATCTGAACCGAATGCTGGACCCCCCCAAGAAATGAGCGCAGAAGATGGTCAAACAATTGGTCTCTTGTACTGGCTCGCAGTCATGTTTGATACGGTCTCTTCGTCTATAAATGAGCGACCAGTGGTCGTCCCTGATGAGGAATGTCAACATGATGGAGCACAGAGAGCGGCAAAGGATCCTTTAGAAATACCGGTAACGAATGTGCGATGGAAACTTGACCTCTATGCACAAGATGATACTGAGAGACCATCCCTTTTGCATTGGCCTTGTACATACGACGTTGCAACCAGGGCAGTTGCCAGGTCAGCAGCTGTCAAAGTGCTGCTTTTCCGCCATATCTCATATCTTCAAAACGGCTTGAGGAATTGTGAGAACGGCCCAGCCATCGAGGAAATCATTAAGACCACACTATCTGTATATCGATACTGGGACGTCACTCATGGTGCTTTCTTCCGCGACTTAATCATGAACTATGAATCAGTCCCTCCGCGCATTAGGAGCTGGTTTCCATGTATCAGTATTCCGTGGCACTTGGGCTCACTTATGCTCGCAAACCTGATTGATTATGTGGATGAGCACCGGCTTGGCTGCGACAGCAACAGGGCGAAACGTCTCCATGTCGGCCTGGCGGCGAAAATTCGAAGAGCAAGTTCGATTGAGTTGGCACAGTTTGCAGCGGTCATAACGCCGCAAGCCATTGGGGCTATAGGCTTGAAGCAGCTACCAGATTTTCACTTTGCTGTCAATGAAAGCCCTGCTCTGACTGAGCCCTGGACGATTCTGTTCATTCGGGCCTTCACAGACGCTGCTGTCTTCCACATTGGTGAAATAGAAGAGCTACAAAATCACCAGTGGTCCGACATAGACCATACCAGCGAGGCGCTTCAAGTCAGCACTGCACGGGCTGAAAGCTGCATCAGGGCGCTTCGATTTCTAGGCCGCAAGTCTCGGATGGCGGAGGATATTGGAACAGTTCTATCCAAACATCTGGACACATAG
- a CDS encoding sugar porter family MFS transporter, protein MEATAQRTRSSLQESGKLIHFKSGGNALEKRSWSGILVILYSPGFPHVSPGQGPAVGSPSRTGSEERSGPRVCRTDFRPLSRSRSACPSCESCMQSWHHLAASRQHRPRTLLSPSLYYDDYLGSPPSCSPKSSLTEEHISKLTFPSPLHGYKSDISKQRAPYTSRTTIIKLLTMTLPIPPNIMFSFTSLRGRGLTIGITACCGVSFMLFGYDQGVFGGILSNPTFQKQFDHPNTTMQGQIVSTYVLGCVAGAFLSMYTGDRLGRRRSVLLASAFLTIGGILQSMAFTLPHLIVGRIVAGLGVGMNTTTVPMWQSETCKQEDRGKLITIQLTHLVFGFVLANWINFGFTYSPYQQISWRFPLAFQSFLAILAASMVPFLVESPRWLCVRSRSPAAKEVIARVLDKRLEDDEVLTSLQSIETTVAHEMESQKPGWRTIFSNGPQQTFRRIALGVGVNFMQQFGGVNVVAYYLPIIMKRSFGFSDRMSLILSAVDSMQWMFWTGLGTLLIDRLGRRKLLIVGAAGQSLCFAMTALGLGIGTKPLEGLAVAFIFVYYAFFGLSFLAIPFMYPSELNSSIHRNFACSAAMVMEWLGVYVIVAITPVGIESIAWKFYLVFAIANFVFTIVCWFFVVETSGLSLEEIDKMFEIKYYGGKSMTYLEAAKKAKGNPLCHEICEDGESKDKQRSF, encoded by the exons ATGGAGGCGACTGCGCAGCGGACCCGCTCCAGCCTTCAGGAATCTGGGAAACTGATTCATTTCAAATCTGGGGGAAATGCTCTGGAGAAGCGGAGCTGGTCTGGGATTCTGGTTATCCTATACTCCCCCGGATTTCCCCATGTTTCTCCAGGGCAAGGCCCCGCCGTGGGGTCGCCTTCGCGAACCGGATCGGAGGAAAGGAGCGGTCCTCGTGTCTGCAGAACAGATTTTAGGCCTCTGAGTCGGAGCCGCTCTGCTTGCCCATCATGCGAATCTTGTATGCAAAGTTGGCATCATCTGGCTGCTTCGCGGCAACACAGACCGCGCACTTTGCTTTCTCCCAGTCTCTACTATGATGATTATTTAGGTTCACCGCCATCCTGTAGTCCCAAGTCATCCCTCACAGAAGAGCATATATCTAAGCTCacctttccttctcctcttcatgGCTACAAGAGCGATATATCTAAGCAAAGAGCTCCTTATACTTCGCGTACCACTATAATAAAGCTATTGACTATGACCCTGCCAATTCCACCAAACATAATGTTTTCCTTCACTTCTCTAAGAGGCCGTGGCTTGACCATTGGTATCACCGCATGCTGTGGGGTGTCATTCATGCTATTTGGCTACGATCAAGGTGTCTTCGGGGGCATTCTCTCAAATCCCACGTTTCAGAAACAGTTCGATCATCCCAACACCACAATGCAGGGGCAGATTGTGTCAACATACGTTCTTGGATGCGTGGCGGGGGCTTTTCTGTCAATGTACACTGGAGATCGACTCGGAAGACGGCGATCAGTCTTACTAGCCAGCGCTTTTCTCACAATCGGCGGCATCCTCCAATCCATGGCTTTTACTCTCCCCCATTTGATTGTGGGCCGCATTGTCGCTGGCCTTGGAGTTGGCATGAACACCACGACAGTGCCTATGTGGCAGAGTGAGACATGCAAACAGGAAGATCGAGGGAAGCTGATCACCATCCAGCTCACACATCTCGTGTTCGGCTTTGTGCTTGCTAACTGGATTAATTTTGGCTTCACATATTCCCCTTACCAGCAAATCAGCTGGCGCTTTCCACTCGCATTTCAGTCTTTTCTTGCAATCTTAGCGGCATCAATGGTACCTTTCCTGGTGGAGTCACCCCGCTGGCTTTGTGTAAGGAGTCGTTCTCCTGCCGCAAAAGAGGTCATCGCACGGGTTCTGGACAAACGtctcgaggatgatgaggtaCTTACCTCGCTCCAGTCAATTGAGACTACAGTTGCCCACGAGATGGAGTCGCAGAAACCTGGATGGCGAACGATCTTCTCCAACGGGCCGCAACAAACCTTCCGTCGAATTGCTCTTGGAGTTGGAGTCAACTTCATGCAGCAATTTGGTGGCGTGAACGTTGTTGCTTACTATCTGCCCATCATTATGAAGCGCTCGTTCGGTTTCAGTGACCGCATGTCTCTGATCCTGTCTGCTGTGGATTCCATGCAATGGATGTTTTGGACTGGTCTCGGAACTTTACTGATTGACAGGCTCGGCCGTCGCAAGCTGTTGATCGTCGGCGCTGCGGGCCAAAGCCTGTGTTTTGCTATGACCGCTCTTGGTCTTGGTATTGGCACTAAACCTCTGGAGGGTCTGGCTGTGGCATTCATCTTTGTTTACTATGCTTTCTTT GGGCTATCCTTTTTGGCTATACCCTTCATGTACCCGTCGGAACTCAACTCCAGCATTCACCGGAACTTCGCGTGCTCGGCTGCTATGGTCATGGAATGGCTAGGTGTTTATGTCATTGTGGCGATCACGCCAGTTG GCATTGAGAGCATCGCCTGGAAATTCTACTTGGTATTCGCGATCGCAAATTTTGTTTTCACCATCGTTTGCTGGTTTTTCGTTGTGGAAACCTCAGGACTCTccttggaggagattgacaaAATGTTCGAGATTAAGTACTATGGCGGCAAATCTATGACATACCTAGAGGCTGCCAAAAAAGCGAAAGGGAATCCTCTGTGCCACGAAATTTGTGAAGACGGAGAAAGCAAAGACAAGCAGAGGAGTTTCTAA